From the genome of Salvelinus sp. IW2-2015 unplaced genomic scaffold, ASM291031v2 Un_scaffold3100, whole genome shotgun sequence, one region includes:
- the LOC111958539 gene encoding HEPACAM family member 2, with translation MDYTLFTAAIVFLTSGLCVGQSVLPPGPLTGAIGGRVKFTTTLNPPAKPFVSVSWTFNRVNIITSTTVNITNADHKDRISLDRTTGSLELWNLGLRDQGEYRVSIIPDGALELQGATTLDVYVLLSAATINSPPATLIAGISSTNLTCEAAGNISCIQWIKDGLPLCPSNNITFSVDNRTVHLSPVQHIDNGEYDCLVSNPVSNRTASHNLTVNFGPQNISIDGPLAASTGYRVTLSCSADSIPPATFTWMFNRTETGVNNTLYVIERMEALHIGNYTCTATNNITGLKDSVVHKLRASSADPIGSFALMVTSVLAVGLLQL, from the exons ATGGACTATACACTTTTCACAGCAGCCATTGTGTTTCTAACATCAG gtctgtgtgtAGGTCAGAGTGTGTTACCGCCAGGACCATTGACTGGAGCCATAGGAGGGAGAGTGAAGTTCACCACAACCCTCAATCCACCAGCCAAACCTTTTGTCTCAGTGAGCTGGACCTTCAACAGGGTCAACATCATCACCTCCACTACGGTCAACATAACTAATGCTGACCACAAAGACCGGATCAGTCTGGACAGAACCACTGGCTCTCTAGAGCTGTGGAACCTGGGCCTGAGGGACCAAGGAGAATACAGAGTCAGCATCATACCAGACGGGGCTCTGGAGCTACAAGGAGCTACCACTCTGGATGTCTATG TGTTGTTATCTGCTGCCACCATCAATAGCCCCCCAGCCACCCTGATAGCTGGCATAAGCTCCACCAACCTGACTTGTGAGGCTGCTGGCAACATCAGCTGCATACAGTGGATCAAAGATGGCCTCCCTCTGTGTCCCAGCAACAATATCACCTTCTCTGTAGACAACAGAACAGTCCATCTCAGTCCTGTTCAGCACATTGACAACGGAGAGTATGACTGTTTAGTCAGCAACCCTGTCAGCAACCGGACAGCATCCCACAACCTGACTGTCAACT TTGGACCCCAGAACATTTCAATAGATGGACCATTAGCAGCATCAACAGGATACAGGGTAACTCTGAGCTGTTCGGCTGACTCTATCCCTCCTGCTACATTCACCTGGATGTTCAACAGGACAGAGACGGGTGTTAACAACACCCTGTACGTCATAGAGAGGATGGAGGCGCTACACATTGGGAACTACACTTGCACTGCCACCAATAACATCACCGGACTGAAAGACTCCGTGGTCCACAAGCTGAGAG CCTCCTCTGCTGACCCCATTGGGTCGTTTGCTTTGATGGTGACCAGTGTCCTGGCGGTGGGACTGCTGCAACTGTAG